From the genome of Vicia villosa cultivar HV-30 ecotype Madison, WI linkage group LG2, Vvil1.0, whole genome shotgun sequence, one region includes:
- the LOC131654164 gene encoding uncharacterized protein LOC131654164 codes for MENNLPVISKRVLSLVRVAFFMLKKEISKGKIMMNLNMILRRRSKLAGKAIANLISHHPNHGGSTSNRHSHYSHQFTSSREYEFSCSNTPNHFFSIGKRHHIHNHKNNAQARLMHDDEVTTMNAMKAVVEMLNNDQTIVEASPGFPLRDDDEKDNQVDKAAEDFIKRFYSQLRKQD; via the coding sequence ATGGAAAACAATCTACCAGTGATATCAAAGAGAGTGTTGAGTCTCGTACGTGTTGCCTTCTTCATGCTGaaaaaagaaatatcaaagggTAAGATAATGATGAATTTAAACATGATACTTAGACGCCGCAGCAAGCTTGCCGGAAAAGCCATTGCCAATTTAATATCCCACCATCCCAACCACGGTGGCTCCACCTCAAACCGCCACTCCCACTACTCACACCAATTCACTTCCTCAAGGGAGTATGAATTTAGCTGTAGCAACACTCCCAACCACTTTTTCTCAATTGGAAAGCGTCACCACATCCACAACCACAAGAACAATGCTCAAGCAAGACTTATGCATGACGATGAGGTGACgactatgaatgcaatgaaggcGGTGGTGGAGATGCTTAACAATGATCAAACAATTGTAGAAGCGTCACCAGGTTTCCCTTTAAGAGATGATGATGAGAAGGACAATCAAGTTGATAAGGCAGCTGAAGATTTCATAAAAAGGTTTTACAGTCAATTGAGGAAGCAAGATTGA
- the LOC131651548 gene encoding multiple organellar RNA editing factor 1, mitochondrial-like, producing the protein MDFLKDNKPSPEEMCEEAKKKIYACSTTTYTGFQAVVTEEESKKFERDQYIDGTIIHRPPPIQYGRNQGGRRDFNRQGQGNPSYNNQGARNFRPSQNYPPRQGSQGYPSQQSHGQTSQGYPPQQNYSPPRNIDQAPQNYHQQQMFGSAPPQQSFGSPGQGERRNYAPQQNFGPPGQGDRRNFAPQQNFRPPGQGEGRNYAPRQNFRPPGQGERGNFAPQQNFGPPGQGDRRNFAPLQNFGPPGQGERRNFAPQQNFGPPGQGERRDSVPSEGGWDFKPSYMEEFEQANKGNQHPNEQSGSQQRFPPPGPGNFTGEGRY; encoded by the exons ATGGATTTTCTGAAAGATAACAAGCCTTCACCCGAAGAAATG TGTGAAGAGGCAAAGAAGAAAATTTACGCTTGCAGCACAACCACTTACACTGGCTTTCAGGCTGTGGTCACCGAAGAAGAGTCCAAGAAATTTGAAA GAGACCAGTACATTGATGGAACCATCATCCATCGGCCTCCGCCCATACAATACGGGAGAAACCAAGGAGGAAGACGAGACTTTAATCGACAAGGACAAGGGAATCCCTCTTACAATAATCAGGGTGCAAGGAACTTCAGACCTTCACAAAACTATCCGCCCCGACAAGGATCACAAGGATATCCATCCCAACAGAGTCATGGTCAAACATCGCAAGGATATCCACCCCAACAAAATTATTCACCCCCACGTAACATTGATCAAGCACCACAGAATTACCACCAACAGCAAATGTTTGGTTCTGCTCCACCACAACAGAGCTTTGGATCTCCAGGACAAGGAGAAAGAAGAAATTATGCACCACAACAGAACTTCGGACCACCAGGGCAAGGAGATAGAAGAAATTTTGCTCCACAACAGAACTTTAGACCACCGGGACAAGGAGAAGGAAGAAATTATGCGCCACGACAGAATTTCAGACCTCCAGGACAAGGAGAAAGAGGAAATTTTGCGCCACAGCAGAACTTTGGACCACCAGGGCAAGGAGATAGAAGAAATTTTGCACCTCTACAGAACTTCGGACCACCAGGACAAGGAGAAAGAAGAAATTTTGCTCCACAACAGAACTTCGGGCCACCAGGACAAGGAGAAAGAAGAGACTCTGTGCCTAGTGAAGGTGGATGGGATTTCAAACCATCATATATGGAGGAATTTGAACAGGCCAATAAGGGGAATCAGCATCCCAATGAACAGTCAGGTTCCCAACAAAGATTTCCACCTCCTGGTCCTGGCAATTTTACTGGAGAG GGTAGATATTGA